The Methylacidimicrobium sp. B4 genome contains a region encoding:
- a CDS encoding helix-turn-helix domain-containing protein, with protein MAIDNVKRLPPGKSIGHQLQEARAALGWSIHTASKATKILPEQLVALEQDDYRSFAAPAYVRNFLRTYSRVLHLDEKALLEQLDQAFWPMRKGPFPTQKPLLLMGRAESAPRRRWITPQLVAFLVAAGLFALMCAVGVYRVYQVASYRRPLPSEPKDITGLELSPEARSARKPVEAEIRKRAPLPPPTPDVMEVRRALPVNPSPGAPSAAAEAPVRVARAIPVRPGEDADAPQAEAPSSRVSAEEAETNDEEAQAAEPSASAVPPTVELPSPTKAYHLVLQARKESWVHVNVIENGHRRQLFAGVLHTGERKEFLGPKFQIKVANSSVVDIVLDGQTVSMASNSSPGQELTLPTP; from the coding sequence ATGGCAATCGATAACGTAAAGCGGCTCCCGCCGGGGAAGAGCATCGGTCACCAGTTGCAGGAGGCGCGCGCTGCACTGGGGTGGAGCATCCATACAGCCTCCAAGGCCACGAAGATCTTGCCAGAGCAGCTCGTGGCTCTGGAACAGGACGACTATCGCAGTTTCGCCGCTCCGGCGTACGTGCGGAATTTCCTCCGGACCTACTCTCGAGTTCTCCACCTGGACGAGAAGGCGCTGCTCGAGCAGCTGGATCAAGCGTTCTGGCCAATGCGCAAAGGTCCCTTTCCCACCCAGAAGCCTCTCCTCCTGATGGGCCGGGCAGAGTCCGCTCCCCGACGCCGTTGGATCACTCCGCAGCTCGTCGCCTTCTTGGTGGCGGCCGGGCTTTTCGCTCTCATGTGCGCGGTCGGCGTCTACCGCGTCTACCAAGTCGCCTCGTACCGGCGACCCTTGCCTTCCGAACCCAAAGACATCACCGGCCTGGAGCTCTCCCCCGAAGCCCGGTCTGCCCGCAAGCCGGTGGAGGCGGAAATCCGGAAGCGGGCGCCGCTTCCGCCCCCGACGCCAGACGTGATGGAGGTGCGTCGGGCGCTGCCCGTGAATCCCTCCCCCGGCGCCCCTTCTGCGGCCGCCGAAGCCCCGGTCCGGGTGGCTCGGGCGATCCCGGTCCGGCCCGGCGAAGATGCGGACGCACCGCAGGCGGAGGCCCCCTCTTCCAGGGTATCTGCGGAGGAGGCAGAGACCAATGACGAGGAGGCCCAGGCGGCGGAACCCTCCGCTTCGGCTGTCCCCCCGACGGTCGAGCTCCCCTCTCCGACCAAGGCGTACCACCTGGTTCTCCAAGCCAGGAAGGAATCATGGGTCCACGTGAATGTCATCGAGAATGGCCACCGCCGGCAGCTCTTCGCGGGCGTCTTGCATACGGGAGAACGCAAGGAGTTCCTGGGCCCCAAGTTTCAGATCAAGGTGGCCAATAGCTCCGTGGTCGATATCGTCCTGGACGGACAGACGGTCTCGATGGCTTCCAACTCTTCTCCCGGGCAAGAGCTGACTCTCCCAACCCCATGA
- a CDS encoding DNA translocase FtsK, with product MKLWENAKSRLLAEISSIFCFGLALLLLLSLVSYRPGDIAYNQWPSQAEVANAIGPLGAYTAFALYSLFGLGAYLIPFLLLTAGMAFSLQARVAWSRKLLWTALFLIAASGLFNVQPYFGSALRARVNIGSTGGFVGELLDRPLLSPALGKTGSQIFLGIACLLLLIILYEAEPIRSLIRMARWAKERWAAYREERLRREGVRGQIEIAERKLAEEERLLSRKLSRKENRLGARRETGSPEVIDTAERTATSNAPTPEPEPVRKRPPDPLSRTASAGSAADYCPPPLRLLRESPAPRKGGPGDNDLRQTGDLLVKTLASFGIETILGTITKGPTVIRFELYPAEGVRVDRILSLQRDIARATRAEKINILAPIPGKDSVGVEIPNPNKSAVVLRDILGLPEFQQTRARLPIALGKDVYGQPLIADLAEMPHLLIAGATGSGKSVCVNSLLLSLLFRFGPEELRLILVDPKQVELQIYNGIPHLIVPVVVDPKKVITALKWVIVEMDKRYKLLASAGVRNISAYNAHALKALSAQRKASPPSSNGSSTGAAEEEPPKPLPSIVVIVDELADLMQTASADVEVAIARLSAKARAAGIHLIVATQTPRREVVTGVIKANIPSRIAFQVSSSLDSRVILDENGAENLLGKGDFLYVPPGVGQMVRGQGAYVSEEEVAEVVDYVRAQGGPTLENELHEQLAGESATNDLSDPDRELVQKCLEIIWQERRASTSLLQRRLRLGYNRAAWVMDLLQDRGWVGPENGAKPREILADLDGPVPTA from the coding sequence GTGAAGCTCTGGGAGAACGCGAAGAGCCGCCTCCTGGCGGAGATCAGCAGCATCTTCTGCTTCGGGCTTGCCCTCCTCCTGCTCCTGAGCCTGGTCTCGTACCGCCCCGGCGACATCGCCTACAACCAGTGGCCCAGCCAGGCCGAGGTGGCCAACGCCATCGGACCGCTGGGAGCCTACACGGCCTTCGCCCTCTACTCCCTTTTCGGCCTCGGAGCCTACCTGATTCCCTTCCTGCTGCTCACCGCCGGGATGGCGTTCAGCCTGCAGGCCCGGGTGGCCTGGAGCCGTAAGCTCCTGTGGACGGCTCTCTTTTTGATCGCGGCCTCCGGGCTCTTCAATGTCCAGCCCTACTTCGGCAGCGCATTGCGCGCCCGTGTCAACATCGGGAGCACAGGAGGGTTCGTGGGCGAGCTCCTCGACCGCCCCTTGCTCTCCCCAGCGCTGGGCAAAACGGGAAGTCAGATCTTTCTCGGAATCGCTTGCCTCCTGTTGCTGATCATTCTTTATGAGGCGGAGCCGATCCGCAGCTTGATCCGGATGGCGCGCTGGGCGAAGGAACGCTGGGCTGCTTACCGGGAGGAGCGCCTCCGGAGAGAGGGGGTTCGCGGTCAAATCGAGATCGCCGAACGCAAGCTCGCGGAAGAGGAGAGGCTCCTTTCGCGGAAGCTGTCCAGGAAGGAGAACCGCCTCGGTGCACGGAGGGAAACGGGCTCGCCCGAGGTCATCGATACCGCGGAGCGAACAGCGACAAGCAATGCCCCCACGCCCGAGCCGGAGCCCGTGCGCAAGCGGCCACCGGATCCCCTTTCCCGCACCGCCTCGGCCGGAAGCGCCGCCGATTATTGCCCCCCCCCGCTCCGTCTGCTCCGGGAAAGCCCCGCTCCTCGCAAAGGCGGCCCCGGCGACAACGACCTTCGCCAGACAGGGGATCTCCTCGTCAAGACGCTCGCCAGCTTCGGCATCGAGACCATCCTCGGAACCATCACGAAGGGACCCACCGTCATCCGGTTCGAGCTCTATCCGGCGGAGGGAGTCCGTGTCGATCGAATCCTGAGCCTCCAAAGGGACATCGCGCGCGCCACGCGCGCAGAAAAGATCAACATCCTCGCCCCGATTCCGGGCAAGGACAGCGTCGGGGTGGAGATTCCCAATCCGAACAAGTCGGCCGTGGTTCTGCGAGATATCCTCGGCCTCCCCGAGTTCCAGCAGACCCGGGCGCGCCTCCCGATTGCTCTCGGCAAGGACGTCTACGGCCAACCACTGATCGCCGACCTCGCGGAGATGCCGCATCTGCTCATCGCGGGAGCGACCGGCTCGGGCAAGTCGGTCTGCGTGAACTCGCTGCTGCTCTCGCTGCTCTTTCGCTTCGGCCCGGAAGAGCTACGGCTCATCCTGGTCGATCCCAAGCAGGTCGAGCTGCAGATCTACAACGGAATCCCACACTTGATCGTGCCGGTCGTAGTCGACCCCAAGAAGGTGATTACCGCTCTCAAATGGGTGATCGTCGAAATGGACAAGCGGTATAAGCTCCTGGCGTCGGCCGGAGTGCGCAACATCTCCGCCTATAACGCGCACGCTCTCAAGGCGCTTTCCGCTCAACGCAAGGCATCTCCCCCTTCTTCGAATGGTTCCAGCACGGGAGCCGCCGAGGAGGAGCCTCCCAAACCGCTCCCCTCCATCGTCGTGATCGTAGACGAGCTGGCCGACTTGATGCAGACCGCGTCCGCGGACGTCGAGGTCGCAATCGCACGATTATCGGCGAAGGCTCGAGCTGCCGGCATTCACCTGATCGTCGCAACCCAGACTCCACGGAGGGAAGTGGTCACGGGGGTCATCAAGGCCAACATCCCCAGCCGCATCGCCTTCCAGGTCAGCAGCTCGCTTGACTCCCGCGTCATCCTCGACGAAAATGGTGCAGAGAACCTGTTGGGGAAAGGAGATTTTCTCTACGTGCCGCCGGGCGTCGGTCAAATGGTCCGAGGGCAAGGAGCGTATGTTTCGGAAGAGGAGGTTGCCGAGGTGGTGGACTATGTTCGCGCCCAAGGAGGGCCCACGCTCGAGAACGAGCTCCATGAGCAGCTTGCGGGGGAGTCCGCCACCAACGATCTGTCGGACCCGGATCGGGAGCTGGTCCAGAAGTGCCTGGAAATCATCTGGCAAGAAAGGCGCGCCAGCACATCCCTTCTGCAACGGCGCTTGCGGCTAGGCTACAATCGGGCGGCATGGGTAATGGACCTGCTCCAGGATCGAGGATGGGTCGGACCGGAAAACGGCGCCAAGCCCAGGGAGATTCTTGCCGATCTTGACGGCCCGGTCCCGACAGCATAA
- a CDS encoding superoxide dismutase has translation MAYETPQLPYPLDALEPYVSTMTMDCHYNGHHKAYVNNLNKALVDYPELAAKSPEELIRNLSAVPEKIRTAVRNNGGGHVNHSMFWKMMAPRAGGEPSGKLLQTLQSAFGSFGEFQGKFEAAGLGRFGSGWVWLARNPSGALEVTSTPNQDSPLMEGSYPLLGCDVWEHAYYLKYQFRRGDWLKAFWSVVNWPEVERRLDEKGA, from the coding sequence ATGGCATACGAAACCCCTCAGCTTCCCTATCCGTTGGACGCGTTGGAGCCCTACGTCAGCACGATGACGATGGATTGCCACTACAATGGTCATCATAAGGCCTATGTGAACAATTTGAACAAGGCGCTCGTCGATTATCCGGAGCTGGCAGCGAAGAGCCCGGAGGAGCTGATCCGGAACCTGAGCGCCGTCCCGGAGAAGATCCGTACCGCGGTGCGCAATAACGGCGGAGGCCACGTCAACCACTCGATGTTCTGGAAGATGATGGCTCCTCGCGCCGGTGGAGAGCCTTCCGGGAAGCTTCTCCAGACGCTGCAATCCGCCTTCGGCAGCTTCGGCGAATTCCAGGGGAAGTTCGAGGCGGCGGGTTTGGGCCGGTTCGGGAGCGGCTGGGTCTGGCTCGCGCGCAATCCTTCAGGGGCGCTCGAGGTCACCTCTACGCCCAACCAGGACAGCCCGCTCATGGAGGGCAGCTATCCCCTTCTCGGATGCGATGTCTGGGAGCATGCCTACTATTTGAAATACCAGTTCCGCCGCGGAGACTGGCTCAAGGCGTTCTGGAGCGTTGTGAACTGGCCGGAGGTCGAGCGGCGCCTGGACGAGAAGGGGGCGTAG
- a CDS encoding DUF192 domain-containing protein, which produces MLYGRVAFLCFLAQLGPVALLSRSTAAEAAAVPLRLSVGSGRLAVEVARTHEELSRGLMFRRSLDEDAGMLFLLPHEGVASFWMANTTIPLSVAFLDRTGAILEIHDLEPLDTRIVSSESARVRFALEVNRDWFARHAVRAGETVRLEGASWQQLADRKGNP; this is translated from the coding sequence ATGCTCTACGGAAGAGTTGCCTTTCTTTGCTTCCTGGCGCAGCTTGGCCCGGTGGCGCTCCTTTCCCGCTCGACCGCCGCGGAGGCCGCGGCGGTACCGTTGCGGCTTTCCGTCGGATCGGGCCGCTTGGCGGTCGAGGTGGCGCGAACGCACGAGGAGCTCTCCCGCGGGCTCATGTTCCGCCGAAGCTTGGACGAGGATGCGGGAATGCTCTTTTTGCTCCCGCACGAGGGAGTGGCATCGTTCTGGATGGCGAATACGACCATTCCGCTTTCCGTTGCGTTTCTCGACCGAACCGGCGCGATCCTCGAGATCCACGATCTCGAGCCGCTCGACACCCGCATCGTCTCCAGTGAGAGCGCGCGGGTCCGGTTTGCTCTCGAGGTCAATCGCGACTGGTTTGCCCGCCACGCTGTTCGGGCGGGCGAGACGGTACGGCTAGAGGGAGCGAGCTGGCAGCAGCTTGCCGACCGGAAAGGAAATCCATGA
- a CDS encoding histidinol-phosphatase HisJ family protein, translating to MNLFSDYHMHPQGHRLQPYDRELLEPWSKAARKRGIRHFAITDHDRYHEGVDFEAFQRWREENGDLTIRMGIELDNDPQSGEAGLAWVRRNWEKLDFVLGSVHFLKNWPFDRAGEDVGFAQRPIEEIYREYAGALRSLVQRGWIDCLAHLDLIKIFGFRPKAGFLDYFEEVLVLAREKDLALEISTAGWRKPVGEAYPDEAILRRAKELGIPFTLASDAHSSFQIGEDYERLSGLLEKVGIREVALFEGHRRTLVPLAA from the coding sequence ATGAATCTGTTTAGCGACTATCACATGCACCCGCAGGGGCACCGTCTGCAGCCTTACGACCGCGAGCTGCTGGAACCCTGGTCGAAAGCCGCCCGCAAGCGCGGGATTCGCCACTTCGCCATCACCGATCACGACCGTTACCACGAGGGGGTCGACTTCGAGGCCTTTCAGCGCTGGCGCGAGGAAAACGGCGACTTGACGATTCGCATGGGGATCGAGCTCGACAACGATCCTCAGAGCGGCGAAGCGGGCCTTGCCTGGGTGCGGCGGAATTGGGAGAAGCTCGACTTCGTCTTGGGCTCCGTCCATTTTTTGAAGAATTGGCCATTTGATCGTGCGGGGGAGGATGTCGGCTTTGCGCAGCGGCCGATCGAGGAGATTTACCGCGAATACGCGGGAGCCCTACGGTCGCTCGTGCAGCGCGGTTGGATCGATTGCCTGGCCCACCTCGACTTGATCAAGATCTTCGGATTTCGGCCCAAAGCGGGCTTCCTCGACTACTTCGAGGAAGTATTGGTTCTCGCGCGGGAAAAGGACTTGGCTCTTGAGATCAGCACGGCGGGGTGGAGAAAGCCGGTAGGCGAGGCGTACCCCGACGAAGCCATCTTGCGACGAGCCAAAGAGCTGGGCATCCCCTTTACTCTCGCCTCCGATGCTCATTCCTCCTTTCAGATCGGGGAAGACTACGAGCGGCTTTCCGGGCTGCTCGAAAAAGTGGGCATTCGCGAAGTCGCCCTCTTCGAAGGGCATCGGCGGACGCTCGTCCCGCTCGCCGCGTAA
- the hpnC gene encoding squalene synthase HpnC: MTLETAYATCRRIAQHYENFPVGLLVRRPLRPHIHAIYAFARLADDIADEGYDSSSDEALPERTAAGRRKGLLRFETALRDPASAPEDAVFVALHQTIQEFDLPIDLFLDLLSAFAQDVEKRRYASFAELLDYCRRSANPIGRLVLLIHGQKREEQLAASDAICTALQITNFWQDLSVDLLKDRIYLPQDEMKRFGVTEESLFAGLASCEFRGLLAMEVERAFQLFEQGYGLMATLPRPLCWEIELTWQSGRRILEKIVDLDFDTLHHRPTLDALDAPTLLAKAFFRIRDGLPRLSESVALGSS, encoded by the coding sequence GTGACTCTCGAAACGGCCTACGCCACCTGCCGGCGCATCGCTCAGCATTACGAAAATTTCCCTGTCGGCCTTCTGGTCCGCCGCCCCTTGCGACCTCACATCCACGCCATCTACGCGTTCGCGCGGCTGGCCGATGACATCGCCGATGAGGGATACGACTCCTCCTCCGACGAAGCTCTCCCGGAGCGGACGGCGGCGGGACGAAGGAAGGGTCTGCTCCGTTTCGAAACCGCGCTTCGCGATCCGGCGAGTGCACCAGAGGACGCAGTCTTCGTAGCCCTCCACCAGACGATCCAGGAGTTCGACCTGCCGATCGATCTCTTCCTCGATCTCCTGAGCGCTTTCGCGCAGGACGTCGAGAAGCGACGCTATGCCTCGTTCGCTGAGCTGCTCGACTACTGCCGCCGCAGCGCCAATCCGATCGGCCGGCTTGTCCTGCTCATTCACGGTCAGAAGCGAGAGGAACAGCTTGCGGCCTCGGACGCGATTTGCACGGCCTTGCAGATCACCAACTTTTGGCAGGACCTCTCCGTCGATCTGCTCAAGGACCGCATCTATCTCCCACAAGACGAGATGAAGCGCTTCGGGGTTACCGAGGAGAGTCTCTTTGCCGGACTGGCAAGCTGCGAATTCCGCGGGCTGCTCGCCATGGAAGTGGAGAGGGCCTTTCAGCTCTTCGAGCAAGGCTATGGCCTGATGGCGACCCTTCCCCGTCCTCTTTGCTGGGAAATCGAGCTCACTTGGCAGAGCGGCCGTCGCATCCTCGAAAAGATCGTTGACCTCGATTTCGACACCCTTCACCATCGCCCCACCCTGGACGCCCTCGATGCACCCACTCTGCTGGCGAAGGCGTTCTTCCGCATTCGGGACGGTCTTCCCCGCCTGTCGGAATCCGTCGCTCTTGGTTCGTCCTAG